A window from candidate division WOR-3 bacterium encodes these proteins:
- a CDS encoding tetratricopeptide repeat protein gives MAAELKHRAIQLWHTGVLMVGFWFVTPCLVPAYAATTADLFQAANQAYEAGDFGRALVYYDSAAMFVRNANLYYNRGNAHFKLGAIGRAIADYNRAYILAPTDVDIRQNLEFGRAYRPDKTLVIPNPVLRFLTALLRLVDLATVKLANGVLFFLTLLCLGLVFFGGPVQRRPLVVIAAVLAAFWLYTGASWLSWAAEVSPAKAVVVVPELTLRSGPGEEYKEMVIVHDGLEVLVRSRRGKYVLVQAPGGEGGWAESSAFEQIFPAR, from the coding sequence ATGGCGGCCGAACTCAAGCACCGGGCAATCCAGTTGTGGCACACCGGCGTTTTGATGGTGGGGTTCTGGTTTGTTACTCCCTGCCTTGTGCCAGCCTATGCCGCCACCACCGCCGACTTGTTCCAGGCGGCGAATCAGGCATACGAGGCCGGCGATTTCGGCCGGGCACTTGTTTACTACGACAGCGCGGCAATGTTTGTGCGCAATGCCAATCTGTACTACAACCGGGGCAATGCACATTTCAAACTGGGGGCAATCGGCCGGGCAATCGCCGACTACAATCGTGCCTACATTCTCGCTCCAACCGATGTTGATATCCGCCAGAATCTTGAGTTCGGTCGCGCCTACCGTCCAGACAAGACACTTGTGATTCCTAATCCGGTGTTACGGTTCTTGACCGCCCTGCTGCGCCTGGTTGACCTGGCGACAGTCAAGCTTGCCAACGGCGTTCTTTTCTTCCTGACGCTACTCTGCCTTGGGCTTGTTTTTTTCGGCGGGCCGGTTCAGCGCAGGCCGCTGGTCGTGATTGCTGCTGTGCTGGCCGCGTTCTGGCTCTACACTGGTGCATCGTGGTTGAGCTGGGCGGCTGAGGTAAGCCCGGCCAAGGCGGTGGTCGTTGTGCCCGAACTTACACTTCGCTCCGGCCCGGGCGAGGAGTACAAGGAGATGGTCATAGTCCACGACGGGCTTGAGGTGTTGGTCAGGTCCCGGCGTGGCAAGTATGTTCTGGTGCAA